Below is a genomic region from Sphaeramia orbicularis chromosome 6, fSphaOr1.1, whole genome shotgun sequence.
CTATGAGTATCCAAACCACTCCCAGTCTACGCAGCACCAGAAGAACGACAGGTGTCCGCCACCGCCTCAGATGCTGCCAGAACGGGCCTGTGAGGTGCCAGGCTGTCGCTCAGACTCGGAGTGTGAGCGTCATAAGCGCTGCTGCTACAATGGCTGCATCTACGCCTGTCTAGAGTCTGTTCAGCCCCCGCCAGGTCAGCAGAACCATCAGACCCATTGGTTCAACAGAAGTACACAGTCTGCTGCTAAAATCAAAGCctcaatggactttttttttttgtgcatcatTTGGTTAACGTTCTATAATATTGTAATTTAACACATTAACACAATTTAGACACAGAAAAtgtaagccaggggtgtcaaactcattttagttcaggggccacattcagctaaatttgatctgaagtgggtcggatcagtaaaataataatgtataaataatgtcaattccaaacttttctctctgaaaaaagtaaaattacattacgaaaatgtttacatctacaaactatccttttgaacaatatgaataacatgaacaaactgaaaaaaaataaattgtaattttaacactattgtgctttagttgatcatttccacatgtacattataacttacagatcacagtggatctacagatacacaaaatatttagtaacaggtggaatattattaaaattgcacttctcttaagacgtttcaggttgttcatatttgttccggttattcagatttttttgtgaaattatactttgttttagtctaaatacatgaaaacatttacatttacgaagagaaaaatttggagttgtgagtattcataggttattataagACTggattggtttgaatgtggaacctgaactaaaatgattgttaacatcttagtgtaatttttgcatttcataaattcatcccaggggctggactagaccctttggtaggccggatttggccccgggctaCATGTTTAACATCTGTGTCATACAGCAATTTattttcaagcaaaaaatatcagtaaaataatggcagAATAGTCTGAAAATAATGTCACCTCcagtttcttcttttattttagtgcgaaaaagtaaaattacataatgaaaatgtaattataaaaatgggaataacctaaacaaccatgaacaacctgaaaaataagtgaatttaacaatattaagcctcagtttatcatttatacatgtgtattagaTATACAAAGGCTCAAAACACTTGCTAATATGCATTTGGAACTGAAATACATATTATTTAACTTTAAGAATGAAACAACTTGTCAGGATTCAGTGACACTattggctggattggaccctttggtgggttacACTGGtatacaagtaaaatgcttccagaataaaactagtgaaattttaccatgtgtcaatcactgataaagaaaaatcaagtcataaatgctgattggctgaagtttccaacaTACacttttgggtcaaaatgtgaaattcgagaattaatgaaagaatgggttttactcaaaaggaaaatTTGTGTCAGAGcgacagatctacttcaaaacactgtctgcacattacaatacattcactttacaggttctatctagtggaagatttataaatctgttgtataaatgtacataaatcaatatatgtctaataacactttatcatataccttgaaaacatcagcaaaaaaacacttttgtcatttgttttccaattagtCTTATTAAAACACAtaacatttagtacatttaatctctgaagcagataatttctaaaaaagaaATTGTAGACaagtgttattttttgtttgacatccttgatctaAGCCATTATGGAAAATCTGATCTCTTTACAAAGAAATGGAGGGAGGTGAAGGtaagtgattgacagctgtaatgaccaaccATTGTGCAGAACCTGTCAGCTGCAGCATACTTTTCAACAGGAAAACACTTCTGTTCATGTACGTATTATTGTCAAAATGCAAGGGAAGTTCACCTTTTAGGTTTTTTTGTACAATACACACCGttgccaataaagttggaataaaatatttttagctcttctcatgaaatgattaggacaatgtgatttattcttgatagataaagtgtaactgggactcagtatgtaatcattacactgggtcaaaggtgattactgatgtgtataaataggaataaaaagtgaaatgtgtctgaaaacaaaataattacagttttatgggaaacagtgtattTAGAAATGTTATATTTAATGTTGTACCAATCCATGACCATATTTCCTTttgataaaatgtgaaataatatgtgtatgtgtgtgcagtgCTGGACTGGCTGGTGCAGCCCAAGCCTCGGTGGTTGGGGGGTAACGGCTGGCTGCTGGATGGTCCTGAGGAGGTTTTACAAGGTGAGAACAGACACAAACCAGATCAGACTAATGCACTTTAACTTCTGTGAGGATGAATGTGATAGTACTCAACAAAGCACCTTTTATTCATAAAGTGTTAGATAATTCTGCAGGGAGGTTTGTCAAAGGAACTGACACACAGGAAGTATGTCTCAATGACTTTCAGCATTCTGGAGAAAAGTGGACAAAAGGAGAGCTGAATAAATTAACaaattgattctttttttttttttttttttttttttaatctttttccaGCAtcgtaacagcagaatggtggtttGGCTGCCttgttgtgctgaacaaatttgctttaccaagcggaacttcataaagtatacagggtggggaagcaaaatttacaatgaacatttagttgttttttctcagcaggcactacgtcaattgttttgaaaccaaacatatattgatgtcataatcatacctaacactattatccataccttttcagaaacttttgcccatatgagtaatcaggaaagcaaacgtcaaagagtgtgtgatttgctgaatgcactcgtcacaccaaaggagatttcaaaaatagttggagtgtccataaagactgtttataatgtaaagaagagaatgactatgagcaaaactattacgagaaagtctggaagatactattaaagaagaatgggagaagttgtcacccgaatatctgaggaacacttgtgcaagtttcaggaagcgtgtgaaggcagttattgagacagaaggaggacacatagaataaaaacattttctattctgtcagttttcttgtggcaaataaattctcatgactttcaataaactaattggtcatacactgtttttcaatccctgcctcaaaatattgtaaattttgcttccccacactgtataaggctccccttgatattccactgttttatttttggtttttgttcactacaaaaatctaaatcttaccaagtgtatttttctcatttctagtcacaatatcgcatcacacttaaaatatgacataatcacctaaagactaacttttcagtaagatatagtaacatattttttgacaatagatcacGAAAATGTTATcataccaaaataattttcatttgttctattggcagattttttgcttgaattaagcaaaaaaaacaaaaaaaacaaaaaaccgttGAATTAAGgtagattcagattttttggcagatttttttttttttttaattcaagttttgttttgtttttttttttgtcttaattcaaggtgttttttgtgatttttttttttttttcttaattcaagcaaaaaatctgccaatggaacaagtgaaaattatcttgctaagatttcttgaaataagatttttaagatctattatctaaaaataagttcttatatctcactgaaaagtttctctttagatgattatgtcttattttaagtgtgatgagatattttgactagaaatgagaaaaatacacttggtaagatttagatttttttacagtgttgaaccacattttgacaCTGGACCTAACAGGAAGAAACAGGTGGAAAGAGAAGAAAgggagaagaaagaaggagagagcaaaggggggtgaaaaaaaaagaaaaaaagaagaccctcatacaagaaaatatcagcaATAGCAACaatgataattataatgataaactATAATAACTGACAATAATTCAAACAAATTGATTCTTTAAATGTCACTAAGTgccacatctgtctgtctgttattgtgaatattcatttcatctgtgtgtgtttttgtgcttgtTAGCTGAAGCCTGCAGTACAACAGAGGATGGAGACGAACCTCTGCACTGTCCCACAGGCTACGAATGCCACATCATCAACCCAGGAAACCCAGCCGCTGGCATCCCCAACCGCGGACAGTGTATCAAGCAGCGTGGCAACACTGGTAAGACTAAAAAAAGGATGTCATAGTAATAGAATCATTTGATGTGTGATTGACATGTGGCTTGGAACGCATACTTATGACACATACACTCTCTTATCCTTAATGTATTATCAGATCTAATCCTCTGTTTATTTAATCTAATTAAAGTCATCTACGTAATAAGTGTTTTTATAAGCGCCAAATGACAGATGAAGGATCTGAGTCAAACCAGCAGCTGCCTGAGTCTGGCCTGGTATCCCCTGGCAGATTAGATCCAGATAGATGCCAAGATCCTCCTATCGAATAGATCCAAAAATACACTAATTGGTGAGGCCTGGAAACTCTGTAGACGTGAACAAGATGATCTGGGGTTTAAGCTTTTGGCAGTAAGAACAAACTCACATTTTAATGAAAAGAACAGAGACTTTGTGTTTGATGTATCTTTTCGTCTCTTAATTTGGCCTTCAGAGTAAAATGTGTATTATGTGAGGATCAGGTATGAGTATTTACTTtgaagtgactttttttgtatcAAATTCACAGATGGACGTGGTCTGAGGCACAAATACTTTAAGGACTACAAGGATTACTTGGGTaagatttctcttttttttcctgactttattaaccctttcatgcatagcggtcactacagtggacagctgttcaaaggcgttctcttatatattcatggattttgttgttttagttccatatcagccaacacagtggacgtttatacatcatcctaaacactgtaattcataccattactgtaactttgctattctagatgatcctgatctgcactaacatgtttgagtgcaaaaaaaatgcaaattgttattagactgcaaataacagttgttttttttgtttgttttttctttttagcttttttttttgcatattatctccatgaagtaaataactagtattagaatatgttaaaatatgagaaaacatcagattagcagcattaaacatgtttttatttaatagttttcacacagtacatcagtaaatacatatttctttgcttctaaaattaaatacatggtgtccagctgagtggacatttttgtaactccatgaaaaataagttgataaatagatagatagatagatagatagatagatagatagatagatagatagatagatagatagatagatagatagatagatagatagatagatagatagatagatagatagatagatagatagatagatagatagatagatagatagataaaacaattcaatcacatttttttcatgcgtaaagaggaataaaaacacccaggaaaaaaatcttgattaaggttctcataattcatgcatgaaagggttaatagaaaattttgaacattttagacaTCATAGCATAGGgcataaaaatacagaataaacatTGATTGTCACACCTGAATGTCAACTCCCTTCTCGCCCACCACCCAGGGCAAATCAAAACCCAAATAAAGGACAAAGAAATAGTTAAAGAAAACAAttcaactaaaaaaagaaaaaaaagaaagaaaaataaaacaaataaggaaaaattgtgtatatgtatacacacaaacacacacgcatacgcatatgtacacaaacacacatatatacataaatactcacgtacactaccagtcaaaagtttggactcacctgttttttctttattttcatgactgattactttgtagattctcactgaaggcatcaaaactatgaatgaacacacatggaattatgtggttaaaaaaagtgtgacataactcaaagcatgttttatatttcagattcttcaaaatagccacattttgatttattactgctttgcacattcttggcattctctcgatgagcttcatgagttagtcacctgaaatgttttccaaaagtcttgaaggaattcccagtgatgctgagcacttgttggccatctgtggtccatctcatgccatttaaatgagatgAGTCCAAACtattgactggtagtgtatatacagggtggggaagcaaaatttacaatgaacatttagttgttttttctcagcaggcactacgtcaattgttttgaaaccaaacatatattgatgtcataatcatacctaacactattatccataccttttcagaaacttttgcccatatgagtaatcaggaaagcaaacgtcaaagagtgtgtgatttgctgaatgcactcgtcacaccaaaggagattttgcaaTGAATCTGTCaattctgcggttcagaacagcatcgacagtgaagatcttttcatctgaaaagattgttacaatggaggactttttcttgaaccatgtaataattttcttgcacctttccaatctcttttccttcatagctgttgtcaacaagtgttttggtgttcttgtgtaagattttaacttcaaatcatattttacagcatttctaacggtcttgttgtctacctcaagttcaatcgcaatttttctcatggatttggttggatcctttaggattttggatttgagagctttaataaaagctttggtacgttttttgttgcttcctccacttccagactttaaCTTTActttaatagttttgctcatagtcattctcttctttccattataaacagtctttatggacactccaactatttttgaaatctcctttggtgtgacgagcgcattcagcaaatcacacactctttgacgtttgctttcctgattactcatatgggcaaaagtttctgaaaaggtatggataatagtgttaggtatgattatgacatcaatacatgtttggtttcaaaacaattgacgtagtgcctgctgagaaaaaacaactaaatgttcattgtaaattttgcttccccaccctgaatatacacacaaacatatataaattaaaaagaaTGAATAATAttgaataaaactagaaaagcactcggagagcacagacctccaccaaagcagatcagccccatcaccaacaaaatttagtaatttgttccttgtgccagtatcaacatttcctgaaaattttatccaaatccgtccataactttttgagctatcttgctaacagacagacagacagaaaaacccagatgaaaacataacctccgccattacacttAGCATAAGTAATAAATagcaaaaagtaaataaataagtacacatATCAGTCCTCCTTTGGGTAAGATTTCTTATAAACTTGTATCAGGCCTGAACCAAACAGTACCAATCAGGCTAATGTGATGATGGTTCTTCTATAACAGGAACCAGCTCTAACAATGCAGTAGGCTACGAAAAACATCATCACAAGCACCTGGGATGAAGTAAGTTTTCAGCCGCTCGATCTATCATTTCATtctaaaaaatatcaatacaatatGTGTTTAGCATCTCATAaaggctttttgtttttgtgctacCTGCTCTCAGATGGACCTGACCTCAGCCTCAGCTGTGACCATATCACAACCTCAGACTTCAACCCGCTCATACTCTCATCCAAGCTGACCCAGGATCAGATCAGATGGTGCCTCCAAACCAACAGCTGCTACCTCCTCTGTGCAAAGCCTCTCCCTGGTCATGATGTCTTTTGGGACGCAGGTCTGATGTATTTAGAATATATAACCAAAGAAAAAGTAGTTTATACCCCTGTCTGATTGAGGTTTTTTTAAAGAAAGCACAGGATCAGAGCAGAACAGAGCACATGTGATTTTTCTTTGTCAAACTTTTCATTGAAGAATTGATCCCAAAAACATCCATTACAATTTGTGCTCATTTTGAAAATCAAACACGGAGTAAACAAACCAAAAGTATATCAGAAGAAagcaaacaccacaaacacacacttaaataccctttatagttcactcatagaaacactctgaaattcaacatttcaaccttactgtgttattggacataaattttcaatttttttattgttatgtagaaaatcaaggtcaatgaagttaccatatttggttccttacccataagtggcaaaaaacagaaagcaaatccaagaagtaaatataaaaaatataagaaaaacacgtgtatggtgaaaggaacatgtattttagaacattacaacatcagtGTTGATCCAgaaccctgtccacatccacattaaccctttgaacatcattccttacattagtaccattacttcatggtac
It encodes:
- the wfdc1 gene encoding WAP four-disulfide core domain protein 1 yields the protein MPGSVAVVLLLSLLVLSTGSDARRIRKRGLNHKDYEYPNHSQSTQHQKNDRCPPPPQMLPERACEVPGCRSDSECERHKRCCYNGCIYACLESVQPPPVLDWLVQPKPRWLGGNGWLLDGPEEVLQAEACSTTEDGDEPLHCPTGYECHIINPGNPAAGIPNRGQCIKQRGNTDGRGLRHKYFKDYKDYLGTSSNNAVGYEKHHHKHLG